Proteins from a single region of Apium graveolens cultivar Ventura chromosome 7, ASM990537v1, whole genome shotgun sequence:
- the LOC141670618 gene encoding rop guanine nucleotide exchange factor 1-like, with translation MASKLSEECSDHNSDDCGGSNSLSADVSESESSTCFSGAFAGTAGFPAPVMSPVVGCKDVVVWEDKTRKPQAALSEVEMMKERFAKLLLGEDMSGGGKGVCSALAISNAITNLSATVFGEIWRLEPLALQRKAMWCREMEYILCVADSIVELVPAIHQFPGGGTYEVMETQPRSDLYVNLPALKKLDAMLISLLDGFHDLEFWYVDRVAAVADGEDSDTYPSVFSSGRPSVRQEEKWWLPCPKVPPKGLSEDATKKLQQCRDCTNQILKAALAINNNVLAEMEIPSSYLDTLPKNGKDCLGDKIYSYIATNQLSSECLLDCLDLTSEHHALEVANKIEAAVHVWKQKDQKKHSNYIKAKHASWSGKVKGLASDGEKNHVLAQRAETLLHSLKMRFPGLPQTSLDMNKIQYNKDVGQSILESYSRVMESLAFNIMARIDDVLYVDETAKICSAAELMSFLSRESLVNAVQKLMLPSPFSIGNTPYTSPFTTPTNCSSPPIAGSPGRVRMPVHNIGFKNVPNHKVEIPIPDLEKLWSIAGNLSARRITGDAPERD, from the exons ATGGCGAGTAAATTATCTGAAGAATGTTCCGATCACAACAGTGACGACTGTGGCGGTAGTAATAGCTTGAGTGCTGACGTCAGCGAATCGGAGAGTTCTACTTGCTTCTCTGGTGCTTTCGCCGGAACTGCTGGTTTTCCGGCGCCGGTGATGTCTCCGGTCGTCGGATGTAAAGATGTGGTGGTTTGGGAGGACAAGACGCGGAAACCACAAGCTGCTTTGTCAG AAGTTGAGATGATGAAAGAAAGATTTGCTAAACTACTACTTGGAGAAGATATGTCTGGAGGGGGTAAAGGTGTTTGTTCTGCTCTTGCGATCTCAAATGCCATTACAAATCTCTCTG CCACTGTATTTGGTGAAATATGGAGGTTGGAGCCTTTGGCGCTGCAAAGAAAGGCAATGTGGTGCAGGGAAATGGAATATATACTGTGCGTCGCTGATTCGATTGTAGAGCTTGTTCCGGCTATTCACCAGTTCCCTGGTGGAGGGACTTATGAAGTAATGGAAACACAACCACGGTCAGATTTATATGTTAATCTTCCTGCCCTGAAGAAGCTTGATGCTATGTTAATCAGCTTGCTTGATGGTTTTCACGATTTGGAATTTTGGTATGTTGACCGTGTTGCGGCTGTAGCTGATGGCGAGGATTCTGATACCTATCCATCTGTTTTTTCAAGTGGGAGGCCTTCAGTTAGGCAGGAAGAGAAGTGGTGGCTTCCATGTCCTAAAGTTCCACCAAAAGGGTTGTCGGAGGATGCTACGAAGAAGTTGCAGCAGTGCAGGGACTGCACCAACCAGATACTGAAGGCAGCACTAGCAATAAACAACAATGTGCTTGCCGAAATGGAAATTCCTAGCTCTTACCTGGACACATTACCCAAG AATGGAAAAGATTGTTTAGGTGATAAAATCTATAGCTACATCGCTACCAACCAGTTGTCTTCAGAATGTCTTCTTGATTGCTTAGATCTGACATCAGAGCACCATGCTCTGGAAGTAGCAAACAAAATAGAGGCTGCTGTTCATGTTTGGAAGCAAAAAGATCAGAAAAAGCACTCTAATTATATAAAAGCTAAGCATGCATCATGGAGTGGCAAGGTAAAGGGCCTTGCTTCTGACGGCGAAAAGAATCACGTCTTAGCTCAACGGGCAGAGACTTTGTTGCACAGCCTGAAAATGCGCTTTCCTGGACTTCCACAAACTTCTTTGGACATGAACAAAATTCAATACAACAAG GATGTAGGGCAGTCAATCCTTGAAAGCTACTCAAGGGTAATGGAGAGCTTGGCTTTTAACATAATGGCAAGGATTGATGATGTCCTTTATGTAGATGAAACTGCAAAGATATGTTCTGCTGCAGAATTAATGTCCTTTTTAAGCCGGGAGAGTTTGGTTAATGCCGTTCAGAAGCTGATGTTACCTAGTCCATTCTCAATTGGGAACACACCTTACACTTCTCCATTTACAACTCCAACTAACTGTTCATCCCCTCCTATCGCTGGTAGCCCCGGTAGAGTGCGGATGCCAGTACACAATATTGGTTTCAAGAATGTGCCAAACCATAAAGTAGAGATACCAATTCCGGACTTGGAGAAGCTATGGTCTATTGCTGGAAACCTAAGTGCCAGAAGAATCACCGGAGATGCACCTGAACGTGACTAA